From a region of the Acomys russatus chromosome 4, mAcoRus1.1, whole genome shotgun sequence genome:
- the Prom2 gene encoding prominin-2, with protein sequence MTRTPGFMVPLLGLSLALALSLPGAVAADCRSDHLAFAQVARTRLLAPRVRAPGPLDSLYGTVRRFLSVVQLNPFPSELIKTLLNDPSSVKTDEVVRYEAGYVACAVIAGLYLLLVPTTGLCFCCCRCRRRCGGRVKTEHKAMACERGTLMSFLLLTTLVLLIGMVCAFATNQYTHSQTGPSVEAVPETLLSLKGLVSDVPEELQAVAEQFSVPQEQVSKELDGVGENLGDIIYNQLKSTVYPVLASVHSLGQALQVSIDDLRALNTTSVELQEGQQYLQPPVQAHQKRLLTLLQESRCQGNCKGALGRASALQLGADFSQVPSVDDVLHQLNGVPEANFSSMVQEENATFNNLPLLVALQTANVVKDLKNTLAEQPEGVRMLAQGFPGSEAASRWSEALDGWEQHSRPYLQEVQRYEAYRWILGCVLCSVILLVVICNLLGLSLGICGLSAREDPSHSESKGEAGARFLMAGVAFSFLFAAPLILLVFATFLVGGNVQTLVCRSWESGELIEFADTPGNLPPSMNLSYLLGLRKNISILQAYQQCKAGAVLWKVLELNDSYDLDKHLDISQYTHKLQQKLQSFKVDVEELDLLTPTARQDLEAFQSSRLEKIHYRDFLVQIQKPVVKTDVEQLAQELEGLAQAQNDSVMRQQLQEEARELQRLYQEKVVPQERLVAKLNLSVRALASSAPSLQVDTSDVLGNVTSLKGVLPVQISHILKNATECFLSREMGYFSQYVAWVKEEVTQHITTCQPLSTALDNGHVVLCDMMADPWNAFWFCLGWCTFFLIPSIIFAVKTSKYFRPIRKRLSSTSSEETQLFHIPRVTSLKL encoded by the exons ATGACCCGCACGCCCGGCTTCATGGTGCCCCTGCTGGGCCTGAGCCTGGCGCTGGCCCTTAGCCTGCCCGGAGCTGTGGCAGCCGACTGCCGGTCCGACCACCTGGCATTCGCTCAGGTGGCCAGGACGCGATTGTTGGCCCCTCGTGTTCGCGCGCCGGGGCCCCTGGACTCCCTCTATGGTACCGTGCGACGATTCCTCTCCGTGGTTCAGCTCAACCCCTTCCCGTCAG AGTTGATAAAGACCTTGCTGAATGATCCGTCTTCTGTGAAGACAGATGAG gtggTTCGGTATGAGGCAGGCTACGTGGCGTGTGCTGTGATTGCCGGCCTCTACCTCCTGTTGGTGCCCACCACCGGGCTCTGCTTTTGTTGCTGCCGCTGCCGCAGGCGCTGCGGGGGCAGAGTGAAGACGGAGCACAAGGCCATGGCCTGTGAACGTGGCACCCTCATGTCCTTCCTGCTGCTGACCACGCTCGTACTTCT GATTGGTATGGTCTGCGCTTTTGCTACGAACCAGTATACACATAGTCAGACAGGCCCAAGTGTGGAAGCTGTCCCCGAGACCCTGCTCAGCCTAAAAGGCCTGGTCTCAGATGTTCCTGAA GAGTTACAGGCTGTGGCTGAGCAGTTCTCCGTGCCCCAGGAGCAAGTCTCAAAGGAGCTGGATG GTGTCGGTGAGAACCTTGGGGACATAATTTATAACCAGCTCAAGAGCACAGTGTACCCAGTGCTAGCCTCAGTGCACAGCCTGGGTCAGG CCCTGCAGGTCTCCATAGATGACCTTCGAGCCCTGAACACCACCTCAGTGGAGCTGCAGGAGGGTCAGCAGTACCTGCAACCACCTGTGCAGGCACACCAAAAACGCCTGCTCACGCTGCTTCAGGAGAGCCGGTGCCAAGGGAACTGCAAGGGAGCCCTAGGCCGGGCCAGTGCTCTGCAACTGGGTGCTGACTTTAGCCAG GTGCCCTCTGTGGATGATGTCCTGCATCAGCTGAACGGTGTCCCAGAGGCCAACTTCTCCAGCATGGTCCAGGAG GAGAACGCCACCTTCAATAACCTCCCGCTCCTGGTTGCACTGCAGACAGCCAATGTGGTCAAAG ATCTGAAAAACACACTGGCTGAGCAGCCTGAAGGTGTGAGGATGCTGGCCCAGGGGTTCCCAGGTTCAGAGGCGGCTTCCCGTTGGAGCGAGGCACTGGATGGGTGGGAACAGCACAGCCGCCCCTACTTGCAGGAGGTGCAACGATATGAGGCATACAG GTGGATTTTGGGATGCGTGCTGTGCTCTGTCATCTTGCTTGTGGTGATCTGCAACCTGCTGGGCCTCAGCCTAGGCATCTGCGGGTTATCTGCCAGGGAGGACCCCAGCCACTCGGAATCCAAGGGCGAGGCTGGAGCTCGCTTCCTCATGGC AGGTGTGGCCTTCAGCTTCCTCTTTGCAGCACCCCTTATCCTCCTCGTCTTCGCCACTTTCCTGGTGGGTGGCAACGTGCAGACGCTGGTGTGCCGGAGCTGGGAGAGTGGAGAGCTGATTGAG TTTGCAGACACCCCGGGGAACTTGCCCCCATCTATGAACTTGTCCTACCTCCTTGGCTTGAGGAAGAACATCAGCATCCTTCAGGCCTATCA ACAGTGTAAGGCAGGGGCAGTACTCTGGAAGGTTCTAGAGCTCAATGATTCCTATGACCTGGATAAGCACCTGGATATCAGCCAG TATACCCACAAGCTTCAGCAGAAGCTGCAGAGCTTCAAAGTGGATGTGGAAGAGCTCGACCTGTTGACCCCCACTGCCCGCCAGGACCTGGAGGCTTTTCAGAGTAGCAGGCTGGAGAAAATCCACTACAGAGACTTTCTTGTACAG ATTCAGAAGCCTGTGGTGAAGACTGACGTGGAGCAGCTGGCACAGGAGCTAGAAGGACTGGCCCAGGCCCAA AATGACTCTGTAATGAGGCAGCAGCTacaggaggaggccagagagctCCAGCGCCTCTACCAGGAGAAGGTTGTCCCCCAGGAGAGACTTGTG GCCAAGCTCAACCTCAGTGTCAGGGCCCTGGCGTCCTCTGCCCCAAGTCTGCAG GTGGATACCTCAGACGTTCTTGGCAATGTCACGTCTCTAAAAGGAGTGCTGCCTGTGCAGATTAGCCACATCCTGAAGAAT GCCACCGAGTGCTTTCTGAGCAGGGAAATGGGCTACTTCTCTCAGTATGTGGCCTGGGTGAAAGAAGAG GTGACTCAGCACATCACCACCTGCCAGCCCCTCTCTACAGCCCTGGACAATGGCCACGTGGTCCTCTGTGACATGATGGCTGACCCGTGG AATGCCTTCTGGTTCTGCCTGGGCTGGTGCACCTTCTTCCTCATCCCCAGCATCATCTTTGCTGTCAAGACCTCCAAATACTTCCGTCCCATCCGGAAACGCCTCAG CTCCACCAGCTCCGAAGAGACACAGCTTTTCCATATCCCCAGGGTCACCTCCCTGAAACTATAG